In the genome of Streptomyces collinus, one region contains:
- a CDS encoding MFS transporter, with amino-acid sequence MSFLANTPVEKTTGPYARRWWALLVLCLSLLITVMANTSLIVAAPDMTTDLGLSSSDLQWVVDSYTVPYAALMLVLGAIGDKYSRRGALVLGLLIFAAGSVMGSMVDETSLVIAARAIMGVGAAVVMPATLSLVVATFPRSERAKAITAWAATSGVAVAVGPLVSGWLLEDHAWGSTFLINVPIAVLAVFGALALVPPSKAEGMGRIDYVGGLLSIVTVGSLIYAAIEGPHAGWGAGPVTAAVVAGVGLVAFVAWELRRPHPMLDVRRFALRPFTGSMLAVMFFFFGMFAVIYYATQFLQFVLGYGALDTGVRLLPLGGAVFLGSAVTGVLAPKLGVRVMAVTGMAVGTAGMFLLTQIDKGSTYGDFLAPLMMLGLALGLAISPATDTIMGSFPESELGVGGGVNDTALELGGALGIAVLGSLLGTAYRDELTDLVGNRLPAEAMETAKDSVGAGLAVAERVAQDPSAGPQQAQAAVDAVHQAFAHGVAQTSLIGGIIMAAGTLIVLAVLPGRRGFARKSAEPGAGTAASEAATVREHTGSTR; translated from the coding sequence ATGTCCTTCCTTGCGAACACCCCCGTGGAGAAAACGACCGGGCCGTACGCGCGGCGCTGGTGGGCGCTGCTCGTGCTGTGCCTGAGCCTGCTGATCACGGTGATGGCGAACACGTCGCTGATCGTCGCCGCCCCCGACATGACCACCGACCTAGGCCTGAGCAGCAGTGATCTGCAGTGGGTCGTCGACAGCTACACCGTTCCGTACGCGGCGCTGATGCTGGTGCTGGGCGCGATCGGCGACAAGTACAGCCGACGCGGCGCGCTGGTGCTGGGTCTGCTGATCTTCGCCGCCGGTTCGGTGATGGGGAGCATGGTCGACGAGACCTCGCTGGTCATCGCGGCCCGCGCGATCATGGGTGTCGGTGCCGCGGTCGTGATGCCGGCCACGCTGTCCCTGGTGGTCGCGACCTTCCCCCGGAGCGAGCGGGCCAAGGCCATCACCGCCTGGGCCGCGACCTCCGGTGTGGCGGTAGCCGTCGGCCCGCTGGTCTCCGGCTGGCTGCTCGAGGACCACGCCTGGGGCTCGACCTTCCTGATCAACGTGCCGATCGCCGTCCTCGCCGTGTTCGGCGCGCTCGCCCTGGTACCGCCGTCCAAGGCGGAGGGCATGGGCCGGATCGACTACGTCGGTGGTCTGCTGTCGATCGTCACCGTCGGCTCCCTGATCTACGCCGCCATCGAGGGCCCGCACGCCGGCTGGGGCGCCGGCCCCGTCACCGCCGCCGTGGTCGCCGGTGTCGGTCTGGTCGCCTTCGTCGCCTGGGAGCTGCGGCGCCCGCACCCGATGCTGGACGTCCGAAGGTTCGCGCTGCGGCCCTTCACCGGCTCGATGCTCGCGGTGATGTTCTTCTTCTTCGGCATGTTCGCCGTGATCTACTACGCGACGCAGTTCCTGCAGTTCGTCCTCGGCTACGGCGCCCTGGACACGGGTGTACGGCTGCTGCCGCTGGGCGGTGCGGTGTTCCTCGGGTCCGCGGTGACCGGGGTGCTCGCCCCGAAGCTGGGGGTGAGGGTGATGGCCGTGACCGGCATGGCCGTCGGCACGGCGGGCATGTTCCTGCTCACCCAGATCGACAAGGGGTCGACGTACGGGGACTTCCTGGCGCCGCTGATGATGCTGGGCCTCGCGCTCGGACTGGCCATCTCCCCGGCGACCGACACGATCATGGGCTCCTTCCCCGAGTCCGAGCTGGGCGTCGGCGGCGGGGTCAACGACACCGCTCTGGAGTTGGGCGGGGCGCTGGGCATCGCGGTGCTGGGCTCGCTGCTGGGCACGGCCTACCGCGACGAGCTGACCGACCTGGTGGGCAACCGGCTCCCGGCGGAGGCGATGGAGACCGCCAAGGACTCGGTCGGCGCCGGCCTGGCCGTCGCGGAGCGGGTCGCGCAGGATCCCTCCGCCGGGCCCCAGCAGGCCCAGGCCGCCGTGGACGCCGTCCACCAGGCCTTCGCCCACGGAGTCGCCCAGACCAGCCTCATCGGCGGGATCATCATGGCCGCCGGAACACTGATCGTCCTCGCGGTCCTGCCGGGCCGGCGCGGGTTCGCGAGGAAGAGCGCCGAGCCGGGGGCCGGGACGGCGGCGAGCGAGGCGGCGACTGTGCGGGAGCACACCGGGTCCACCCGCTAG
- a CDS encoding SpoIIE family protein phosphatase, producing the protein MVEGVGHEGSPSAAEPGFWQQVVEQLGTALIVTDPAGRILAANLAAERLLGRSAAAMLGEDAHDLLHRDAHGGRIPRERCPLLRTVAKRAEARGEGHICLRGDGRLIAISWSASPLRDDGAFMGMAVLLTDAAGDGSARRERAAYTRALEDLTERLTLVAEITDVLGQTLETDEALVRLGRLLVPRLADWAAVDLRVGSDQVHRVAVTGPEGRDAAQEDWRERLPEAGEEARSPLVQVLNGADPVLQREANLAAPVSSALATVHSGFLRAVGAASAVTVPLGSGRQVTGALTLVRTDPAHPFDADDLTVVSDIGRRVGLVIDNARRFGRQRAVAEAMQRNLLAPLPQPGRLRLAARYQPAPAGSQVGGDWYDAFERKDGTLALVIGDVVGHDLTAAAGMAQLHGILRSLAWDHSGPPGAVVDRLDDAMPAITTVPMATLVLALLEGDPHTGPWTLRWTSAGHPPPLLLTRDGQAQYLEAGQGLLLGAPPGTGGSRPSAAQSLPPGSTLLLYTDGLIEIPGSDLDTGLARLRRHALALAHEPLDTLCDQLPARMPPGSTDDVALLALRLPSS; encoded by the coding sequence ATGGTGGAGGGTGTGGGACACGAGGGGAGCCCGTCTGCGGCCGAGCCGGGGTTCTGGCAGCAGGTCGTCGAGCAGCTGGGCACAGCCCTGATCGTGACGGATCCGGCCGGACGGATCCTCGCGGCCAACCTGGCAGCCGAGCGGCTACTGGGCCGCTCCGCTGCGGCGATGCTCGGGGAGGACGCACACGACCTGCTGCACCGGGATGCGCACGGCGGTCGGATCCCCCGGGAGCGGTGCCCGCTGCTGCGGACCGTGGCGAAGAGGGCCGAGGCACGCGGGGAGGGTCACATCTGTCTGCGCGGGGACGGTCGCCTTATCGCGATCTCCTGGTCGGCTTCTCCCCTGAGGGACGACGGTGCCTTCATGGGCATGGCCGTGCTGTTGACCGACGCCGCCGGCGACGGCAGCGCGCGTCGGGAGCGTGCGGCCTATACGCGTGCTCTGGAGGACCTCACCGAGCGGCTGACGCTGGTCGCGGAGATCACCGACGTGCTCGGTCAGACTCTGGAGACCGATGAGGCCCTCGTCCGGCTGGGCCGCCTGCTGGTTCCCCGCCTGGCCGACTGGGCGGCTGTGGACCTCCGGGTCGGTTCCGACCAGGTCCACCGTGTGGCGGTGACGGGCCCCGAGGGCCGGGACGCCGCCCAGGAGGACTGGCGCGAGCGCCTTCCCGAGGCCGGGGAGGAGGCCCGCTCCCCTCTGGTCCAGGTACTGAACGGCGCTGATCCCGTCCTGCAGCGCGAGGCGAACCTGGCCGCACCGGTCTCCTCTGCCCTGGCCACCGTCCACAGCGGCTTCCTGCGGGCTGTCGGCGCGGCGTCCGCCGTCACGGTGCCGCTGGGCTCCGGGCGTCAGGTCACCGGCGCCCTGACGCTGGTGCGCACGGACCCGGCGCACCCCTTCGACGCCGACGACCTGACAGTGGTGAGCGACATCGGCCGTCGGGTCGGCCTGGTCATCGACAACGCACGGCGGTTCGGCCGCCAGCGCGCCGTCGCCGAGGCCATGCAGCGCAACCTGCTCGCCCCACTGCCCCAGCCCGGCCGCCTGCGGCTGGCCGCCCGCTACCAGCCCGCCCCGGCCGGCTCCCAGGTCGGTGGCGACTGGTACGACGCGTTCGAGCGGAAGGACGGCACACTCGCGCTGGTCATCGGCGACGTCGTGGGCCACGACCTGACCGCGGCGGCCGGAATGGCGCAACTGCACGGCATCCTGCGCTCACTGGCCTGGGACCACAGTGGCCCGCCCGGTGCCGTCGTCGACCGCCTCGACGACGCCATGCCCGCCATCACCACCGTCCCCATGGCCACCCTCGTCCTCGCCCTGCTCGAAGGCGACCCGCACACCGGTCCCTGGACGCTGCGGTGGACCAGCGCGGGGCACCCACCGCCCCTCCTGCTGACCCGGGACGGGCAGGCGCAGTACCTCGAAGCGGGACAGGGACTCCTCCTCGGTGCCCCTCCGGGCACCGGCGGCAGCCGGCCGAGCGCCGCGCAGTCCCTTCCACCGGGTTCCACTCTCCTGCTCTACACCGACGGCCTGATCGAGATCCCCGGCAGCGACCTGGACACCGGCCTCGCCCGTCTGCGCCGCCACGCCCTCGCTCTCGCCCACGAACCGCTGGACACGCTGTGCGACCAACTGCCCGCCCGCATGCCGCCCGGCAGCACCGACGACGTGGCCCTCCTCGCCCTGCGTCTGCCGTCGTCCTGA
- a CDS encoding DUF5994 family protein, with protein MNPHTGTGPPPRTGVRAPSRPVRTPPRPARLALRPPTFPPGPLCGAWWPRTDDLFAELPSLTEAFDAMRGRVSRMASHRDTWPATPCDLPVPGHTVRAAWFASGFDPNMIRLFSYGVGRWDLLVVPPRTETATAARLMAAAADPALHLTASELLAAERSLHADDEAVREQGQMEQWEDEGGAPRRPWPTRGPLSTPATVTVRDPFVASRQVR; from the coding sequence ATGAACCCGCACACCGGCACGGGCCCACCGCCGAGGACCGGCGTCCGCGCCCCGAGCCGCCCTGTACGTACGCCACCGCGCCCTGCCCGGCTCGCCCTGCGCCCGCCGACCTTCCCGCCTGGCCCCCTCTGCGGCGCCTGGTGGCCCCGCACCGATGACCTGTTTGCCGAACTGCCCTCACTCACCGAGGCGTTCGACGCGATGCGAGGACGCGTGTCGCGCATGGCGTCCCACCGCGACACCTGGCCGGCGACGCCCTGCGACCTGCCCGTGCCCGGGCACACGGTGAGGGCCGCGTGGTTTGCGTCCGGTTTCGACCCGAACATGATCCGGCTCTTCTCGTACGGCGTCGGACGCTGGGACCTGCTCGTCGTCCCGCCCCGGACGGAGACCGCCACGGCCGCGCGGCTCATGGCCGCGGCGGCCGACCCCGCACTCCACCTCACCGCGAGCGAGCTCCTGGCGGCCGAGCGAAGCCTCCACGCCGACGACGAGGCCGTACGCGAGCAGGGGCAGATGGAGCAGTGGGAAGACGAGGGCGGAGCACCGAGACGCCCCTGGCCCACGCGGGGCCCCCTCTCCACTCCCGCTACTGTTACGGTCCGTGACCCCTTTGTCGCTTCCCGCCAGGTACGCTGA
- a CDS encoding tyrosine-type recombinase/integrase, which translates to MAGRSASPPCWSSRRHTKNGTPIEPRNLNRSFEALCVRAGVRRVRFHDLRHTCASLLHEQGADARMIMEVLGHSSIRVTMDIYTFVRLDSQRSAFDRVGNALRDPGN; encoded by the coding sequence ATGGCGGGCCGGAGTGCTTCGCCGCCGTGCTGGTCGTCCCGTCGCCACACGAAGAACGGCACGCCCATCGAGCCACGCAACCTGAACCGCTCCTTCGAGGCGCTGTGCGTCCGTGCCGGCGTCCGCAGGGTCCGTTTTCACGACCTGCGCCACACGTGCGCCTCGCTGCTCCACGAACAGGGCGCCGACGCCCGCATGATCATGGAAGTTCTCGGCCACAGCTCAATCCGCGTGACCATGGACATCTACACCTTCGTACGGCTCGACTCCCAGCGGTCCGCCTTCGACCGCGTTGGCAACGCCCTTCGAGACCCAGGCAACTGA
- a CDS encoding DUF5994 family protein, with product MPDPDSPPAAGLLADGAHESMRPGTALLRLTTTHERRSILDGAWWPRSRSLASELPGLISALTERLGPITRIGLDSAAWDEIPTRVTVDDRVVHIDVFSVGDDTALVTRGEQDHFSLLVVPPDTPPEAARAALTEAVRSGNLKQAQQILIDTSL from the coding sequence ATGCCCGATCCCGATTCCCCGCCTGCGGCAGGTTTGCTGGCGGACGGTGCACACGAATCCATGCGTCCCGGAACGGCGCTTCTGCGGCTCACCACCACTCACGAACGCCGGAGCATCCTCGACGGCGCGTGGTGGCCCCGTTCAAGGAGTCTCGCCTCCGAACTGCCCGGCCTGATCAGCGCACTGACCGAGCGCCTCGGGCCGATCACACGGATCGGCCTGGACTCCGCGGCCTGGGACGAAATACCGACGCGGGTGACCGTCGACGACCGTGTGGTGCACATCGACGTCTTCTCCGTGGGCGACGACACCGCGCTCGTAACCCGAGGGGAGCAGGACCACTTCTCGCTGCTCGTGGTCCCACCGGACACGCCCCCCGAGGCGGCGCGAGCCGCGCTGACCGAAGCGGTCCGATCCGGCAACCTCAAGCAGGCCCAGCAGATCCTGATCGACACCAGCCTCTGA
- a CDS encoding DUF5994 family protein, producing MITTAPPSPPSPPTRPLLRLRLAPHSAVPRRLDGVWWPHSYDLLAELPQLLAALPRAWGHIAGVTVNGAAWSAAPGRMLVANQVVRLQKTVAAHAPDTVVLLAPGQGRWDLLVVPPDTTEEAAEPIMTAVLGDRAWPARSSVDARRTRTGR from the coding sequence ATGATCACCACAGCGCCGCCCTCACCGCCCTCACCGCCCACCCGCCCTCTCCTCCGCCTGCGCCTCGCGCCCCACAGCGCGGTACCGCGTCGTCTCGACGGCGTGTGGTGGCCACATTCCTACGACCTGCTGGCGGAGCTTCCGCAGCTGCTCGCCGCACTGCCGCGCGCCTGGGGACACATCGCCGGCGTCACGGTGAACGGAGCGGCCTGGTCCGCGGCACCTGGCCGGATGCTCGTCGCCAACCAGGTCGTACGACTGCAGAAGACGGTCGCAGCGCACGCCCCGGACACCGTCGTCCTGCTCGCCCCCGGCCAAGGCCGCTGGGACCTGCTGGTCGTGCCGCCCGACACCACCGAGGAGGCGGCCGAACCGATCATGACCGCCGTGCTCGGCGACCGCGCCTGGCCCGCCAGGAGTAGCGTGGACGCGAGGAGGACCCGAACAGGCAGGTGA
- a CDS encoding SSI family serine proteinase inhibitor, translating to MLRAIPRAIARPVLRRLLVGAAASIAAAGSLTAMPPAAHAQPGGGPDRDHLTVTVRDAGGGADGTFELYCGPHGGSHPDPSGACAALERDTRSTEEVFAPAPEGGFCTMQNGGPATAHVTGTWAGRPVDATYDRRDGCQISRWDRLVPLLPGLGGDGGARA from the coding sequence ATGTTGCGTGCCATTCCCCGGGCCATCGCCCGCCCTGTCCTGCGGCGCCTCCTCGTCGGTGCCGCCGCCTCCATCGCCGCCGCCGGGTCGCTGACCGCGATGCCCCCGGCCGCCCACGCCCAGCCCGGCGGCGGTCCGGACCGCGATCATCTGACCGTCACCGTGCGGGACGCCGGCGGCGGGGCCGACGGAACGTTCGAGCTGTACTGCGGCCCCCACGGCGGCAGCCATCCCGACCCGAGCGGCGCCTGTGCCGCCCTGGAGCGGGACACGCGGTCGACAGAGGAGGTCTTCGCGCCCGCGCCGGAAGGCGGCTTCTGCACCATGCAGAACGGCGGCCCGGCCACCGCGCACGTCACCGGCACCTGGGCCGGGCGGCCCGTCGACGCCACCTACGACCGCCGTGACGGCTGCCAGATCTCCCGCTGGGACCGGCTCGTGCCGCTGCTGCCGGGCCTGGGGGGTGACGGGGGCGCCAGGGCCTGA
- a CDS encoding NB-ARC domain-containing protein gives MSNRGRWALAIVIALGVAAIAWLLMVALSDGWGQADPIASVFGGVVGVTAFVVSLVMPRTGPKEATVLPPKAPAPESWFVHRDELEQAVAAVCRRGNGSAVAFTTALKGAGGFGKTTLAKQVCAHPDVQKAFGEHIYFVTVGRDVRGRAAIAAKVAAVTLAVTGEPLNAGPDADPAQMGEHFGQLLTRRPRTLLVIDDIWEFEQLSPFLRGAEDRCVRLVTTRNPDALPSHVALITVDRMSAQQSRTVLCHGLDDSIPGPVLDALLKATGRWALLLRMVNQYVATLTATGIGCGEAAQQIYTRLRTFGPAGADHEEMLDLNDPERRNRAVRASIQAAITLLPSASERFAELGIFAEDEKIPMSLIVALWEATGGLDEAQTRHLLKQMSDLSLISIDTTVDGGGVELHDVIREYQRAELGDRLATLNATFLEAIAASIPNREWWQTRGCYLQNHLIAHFLAAGRQSEAEELAGDLRWISYRLQRQGPTAPISDLASIDTPTARVLAADLTRAGHLLSQTEPPHSRDAVLRSRLHSLPHWNSQVDNLYLSPPVLIDKWPPPDLPYRALRRTLAGHTQPVTSVTISSDGTWIASASADGTTRTWDATTGEEQLIITGHEESVTSVAISPDGTWLATTSGDQTARIWDATDGTLRNTLTGHSASVTSVAISPDGTWLATTSGDRTVRIWDATDGTLRNTLTGHTYHVNSVAISPDGTWLATAGGDTTVRIWDVDTGQERFALQGHSVSVLEVTISPDGTWLATAGGDGRILIRDAVNGEVRDTLDHGGGAAWSVIISPDKTRLFSCSDNGAIRIYDASSGVELHRLRGHTDTCLQAAIGPCGTWLATASHDSTVRIWDLTALEENEAVSGHTDRLWSLAASPDGSWLATASLDETVRIWNSETGQVLHVLGPMDAVWYLAVSPDATWLASVGSDCIVHIWDSCTGQELQTLVGHTNTVWSVAISPDGTWLATCSEDGTVRIWDCVDGTELHTLSGITGSLGQVIIDPHGRRVIAREDEKVLIWDASTGERIHELTGHNRLVQQVSVSPDGTWLATASSDQTARIWDSHSGQERKILNGHTKAIYSVSISPDGSWLATASYDETARIWDATTGVELHTLTGHSGAVTAVAISPCGTWLATTSDDKTVRVWDPTTGVALAMTRLDSSPHIIAWSPTQPVLFIAGEMGPYGYEFRCADGGSEEDQP, from the coding sequence ATGAGCAACAGGGGGCGTTGGGCCTTGGCGATCGTCATCGCCTTGGGTGTGGCTGCCATCGCATGGCTGCTGATGGTCGCACTCAGTGATGGGTGGGGACAAGCTGACCCCATTGCAAGCGTCTTTGGTGGAGTGGTTGGCGTCACCGCCTTCGTTGTCTCCCTTGTCATGCCAAGGACTGGCCCAAAGGAAGCCACAGTCTTACCACCGAAGGCTCCTGCGCCAGAGTCCTGGTTCGTTCACCGAGACGAACTTGAGCAGGCTGTCGCAGCCGTATGTCGCCGCGGTAACGGCTCAGCGGTTGCCTTCACGACGGCGCTGAAGGGCGCTGGTGGATTCGGGAAGACGACTCTTGCAAAGCAGGTCTGCGCGCACCCCGACGTACAGAAGGCTTTCGGGGAACACATCTACTTTGTAACAGTGGGCCGCGATGTTCGCGGTCGAGCGGCCATAGCCGCCAAAGTGGCTGCTGTAACGCTTGCCGTAACAGGCGAACCACTAAATGCCGGGCCAGACGCAGACCCAGCGCAAATGGGTGAACACTTCGGTCAACTGCTGACTCGTCGCCCTCGCACACTGCTCGTGATTGACGACATCTGGGAATTTGAACAGCTCAGCCCCTTCTTGCGAGGGGCTGAGGATCGCTGCGTCCGTCTGGTAACGACACGAAACCCAGATGCACTCCCTTCGCACGTCGCACTGATCACCGTAGACCGAATGTCTGCACAACAGTCCCGGACAGTGTTGTGCCATGGCCTAGACGATTCGATTCCCGGACCCGTCTTGGATGCACTACTAAAGGCCACCGGCCGCTGGGCACTGCTTTTACGCATGGTCAATCAGTATGTTGCAACGCTAACTGCGACTGGGATTGGCTGCGGAGAAGCTGCGCAGCAAATCTATACACGACTCCGAACTTTTGGGCCCGCTGGCGCTGACCACGAGGAAATGTTGGACCTAAATGATCCCGAGCGTCGAAACAGGGCGGTGCGAGCCAGCATTCAGGCCGCGATCACGTTGTTACCCTCAGCTAGCGAGCGATTTGCCGAGCTAGGCATATTCGCCGAAGACGAGAAGATTCCGATGAGTCTTATTGTCGCATTATGGGAAGCTACCGGTGGATTGGATGAGGCCCAGACTCGGCACCTACTCAAGCAAATGAGCGACCTCTCTCTGATCTCCATTGATACCACCGTCGATGGCGGCGGAGTTGAGCTCCATGACGTCATTCGCGAATATCAGCGCGCCGAGCTCGGAGATCGATTGGCGACGCTAAACGCCACCTTCCTAGAAGCAATCGCTGCCTCTATACCGAACCGAGAATGGTGGCAGACGAGAGGATGCTACTTGCAGAATCACCTAATTGCACACTTCCTTGCGGCAGGGCGTCAAAGTGAAGCTGAGGAGCTGGCCGGCGATCTGCGGTGGATAAGTTACCGCTTGCAGCGACAGGGACCCACCGCCCCTATCAGTGATTTAGCATCTATCGACACACCCACAGCTCGTGTACTTGCTGCGGACTTGACTCGCGCTGGACACTTGCTTTCTCAAACAGAACCCCCACACTCCAGGGATGCCGTACTAAGAAGTCGGCTACACTCACTCCCTCACTGGAATTCTCAGGTGGATAATCTTTACCTCTCTCCACCTGTTCTAATTGACAAGTGGCCACCTCCTGATCTGCCGTATCGAGCGCTTCGTCGCACCCTGGCCGGCCACACCCAACCTGTTACTTCTGTGACCATCAGTTCAGACGGTACTTGGATAGCGTCAGCAAGCGCGGATGGCACAACGCGCACCTGGGATGCAACCACCGGAGAAGAGCAGTTGATTATCACTGGCCACGAGGAGTCGGTAACCTCTGTGGCCATTAGCCCAGACGGCACCTGGCTCGCCACAACCAGTGGCGACCAAACAGCCCGAATCTGGGATGCCACCGACGGAACCCTCCGCAATACTCTGACCGGACACTCGGCCAGCGTGACCTCAGTGGCCATTAGCCCAGACGGCACCTGGCTCGCCACAACCAGTGGCGACCGCACAGTCCGAATCTGGGATGCCACCGACGGAACGCTCCGCAATACTCTGACCGGACACACCTACCATGTGAATTCAGTGGCCATTAGCCCAGACGGCACCTGGCTCGCCACAGCCGGGGGTGATACCACGGTCAGGATTTGGGACGTAGACACAGGGCAAGAGCGATTCGCCTTACAAGGGCATTCCGTATCGGTTCTGGAAGTAACGATTAGCCCGGACGGCACCTGGCTCGCTACTGCGGGAGGGGATGGGAGAATCCTCATTCGGGACGCTGTCAATGGAGAGGTCAGGGACACCCTGGACCACGGCGGGGGGGCGGCTTGGTCGGTTATCATCAGCCCCGACAAGACTCGCCTCTTCAGTTGTTCCGATAACGGCGCTATCCGCATCTATGATGCGTCGTCCGGAGTGGAATTGCACAGACTTAGGGGACACACCGACACATGTTTGCAAGCCGCAATAGGCCCTTGCGGTACATGGCTCGCCACAGCCAGTCACGACAGCACGGTCCGCATTTGGGATTTGACAGCGCTAGAGGAAAATGAAGCTGTTAGCGGCCACACGGACAGATTGTGGTCGCTTGCTGCCAGCCCAGATGGCTCATGGCTCGCCACAGCCAGTCTTGATGAAACGGTCCGTATTTGGAATTCTGAGACTGGCCAAGTGCTCCACGTCCTAGGCCCGATGGATGCTGTTTGGTATCTAGCTGTCAGCCCAGACGCTACGTGGCTCGCTTCTGTGGGCAGCGACTGTATCGTGCACATCTGGGATTCATGTACCGGCCAGGAGCTACAAACCTTGGTCGGCCATACGAATACTGTCTGGTCTGTGGCGATCAGCCCAGACGGCACCTGGCTCGCGACGTGCTCAGAGGATGGCACCGTGCGGATTTGGGACTGCGTCGACGGAACTGAACTACATACTCTGTCAGGAATCACCGGTTCTTTGGGACAGGTGATAATTGACCCTCACGGAAGGCGGGTTATTGCGCGCGAGGACGAAAAGGTTCTCATTTGGGACGCTAGCACTGGTGAGCGAATTCACGAATTGACTGGTCACAATCGACTGGTGCAGCAAGTCAGTGTCAGCCCAGACGGCACTTGGCTTGCAACTGCCAGCTCGGACCAAACAGCTCGCATCTGGGATTCCCACAGTGGACAAGAGCGGAAAATTCTTAACGGTCATACAAAGGCGATCTACTCTGTGTCGATCAGCCCTGATGGGTCCTGGCTGGCGACTGCCAGCTACGACGAGACCGCGCGCATCTGGGACGCGACCACCGGGGTGGAATTGCATACGCTCACCGGGCATTCTGGTGCCGTCACTGCTGTGGCTATCAGTCCGTGCGGCACCTGGCTTGCGACTACTAGTGACGACAAGACAGTCCGCGTATGGGATCCAACAACCGGAGTGGCACTGGCGATGACCCGTCTAGATTCCAGTCCACACATCATCGCTTGGAGCCCGACCCAGCCCGTTCTCTTCATTGCAGGCGAAATGGGCCCGTACGGTTACGAGTTCCGCTGCGCTGACGGAGGGTCAGAGGAAGATCAACCCTGA
- a CDS encoding NUDIX hydrolase has translation MEWKTHGERQVYTNPWVNLCLVDVQQPDGRRWEYHVVRLRHLAVAAVVNDRKEVLMMWRHRFITDSWAWELPMGLVEEGETPEQAAAREVLEETGWRPGPIKPLIYAEPANGITDSQHHVFRIDGATYAGPPTEKNESDRIEWIPLSEVRGMIDRREVVSSGSLVGLLYLLMDEAIR, from the coding sequence ATGGAGTGGAAGACTCACGGTGAGCGTCAGGTCTACACCAACCCTTGGGTGAATCTGTGTCTGGTCGACGTCCAGCAGCCGGACGGACGTAGGTGGGAGTACCACGTCGTCCGCCTCCGGCACTTGGCCGTTGCCGCCGTGGTCAACGACCGCAAAGAGGTCCTGATGATGTGGCGGCACCGCTTCATCACGGACTCCTGGGCCTGGGAACTGCCCATGGGCCTGGTTGAGGAAGGCGAGACGCCGGAACAAGCTGCCGCCCGCGAAGTCCTGGAAGAGACCGGCTGGCGCCCCGGCCCCATCAAGCCCCTGATCTACGCCGAGCCGGCCAACGGAATCACCGACTCGCAGCACCACGTCTTCCGCATCGACGGCGCCACCTACGCTGGTCCGCCCACGGAGAAGAACGAGTCCGACCGCATCGAGTGGATCCCGCTCTCAGAGGTGCGCGGGATGATAGACCGCCGCGAGGTCGTGAGTAGTGGATCGCTCGTCGGCCTGCTCTACCTGCTCATGGACGAAGCGATCCGCTGA